One genomic region from Leptospira inadai serovar Lyme str. 10 encodes:
- a CDS encoding STAS domain-containing protein, producing the protein MKELIVNLQGKLDSVLGTSFQEKIEQVLSSEIHRILLDAGGLTAWDQEGLILLKNSVTNHPQSKFSVCFLPTALVEDWKKLGLDVLIPFFSTREEAKAFLLQDKKKEIEEGMVACPICFRFLRVKGQGNYRCPACSHIFYLTSDYRTATFEKLF; encoded by the coding sequence GTGAAAGAATTAATTGTCAATCTTCAGGGCAAACTCGATTCGGTACTTGGGACCTCCTTTCAAGAAAAGATAGAGCAAGTCCTATCGTCGGAAATTCATCGAATTTTATTGGATGCGGGCGGGCTGACTGCCTGGGACCAAGAAGGGTTGATCCTGCTCAAGAATTCGGTGACGAATCACCCTCAATCCAAATTCTCGGTCTGCTTTTTACCTACTGCATTGGTCGAAGATTGGAAAAAGCTCGGCCTAGACGTACTCATTCCCTTTTTTTCAACCCGCGAGGAAGCAAAAGCCTTCTTATTGCAGGATAAAAAGAAGGAAATAGAGGAAGGTATGGTCGCCTGTCCGATTTGTTTCCGGTTTTTGAGAGTGAAAGGACAAGGGAATTATCGATGCCCTGCTTGCTCTCATATTTTTTACTTAACTTCCGACTACCGAACCGCAACCTTTGAAAAACTCTTCTAA